Proteins from a genomic interval of Rosa chinensis cultivar Old Blush chromosome 2, RchiOBHm-V2, whole genome shotgun sequence:
- the LOC112190731 gene encoding senescence-specific cysteine protease SAG39, whose protein sequence is MEFTNLGKCLCLALILVMFGAWSSEATSRTLQDASMYGRYKQWMDHYGRVYNEINEKKKRFQIFKENVAFVESSNNDASKPYKLSVNQFADLTNEEFIASRNRIKGHECSTKTTSFKYENVTVPATVDWRQKGAVTPIKDQGQCGSCWAFSAVATMEGITQLSTGKLISLSEQELVDCDVNGGDQGCEGGLIDNAFEFIDQNHGLSTEANYPYTGVDGTCNAQKEASHAASITGHEDVPANNESALLKAVANQPISVAIDASSSDFQFYSSGVFTGTCGTSGLPLMLNHGVTAVGYGVSDDRTKYWLVKNSWGAQWGEEGYIRMQRDVAEKEGLCGIAMAASYPTT, encoded by the exons ATGGAGTTCACCAACCTCGGAAAATGTCTTTGTTTGGCTTTGATCCTCGTCATGTTTGGAGCTTGGTCTTCTGAAGCCACTTCTCGCACTCTCCAAGATGCATCAATGTATGGGAGATACAAGCAATGGATGGATCATTATGGACGTGTCTATAATGAGATCAATGAAAAGAAGAAGCGCTTCCAGATATTCAAGGAAAATGTAGCATTTGTAGAATCATCCAACAATGATGCAAGCAAACCTTACAAATTAAGTGTCAATCAATTTGCAGACCTTACAAATGAAGAATTCATTGCCTCTAGAAATCGAATCAAGGGGCATGAATGTTCCACAAAGACCACATCTTTCAAGTATGAAAATGTTACTGTGCCAGCTACTGTGGACTGGAGACAGAAAGGAGCTGTAACCCCAATCAAGGATCAAGGCCAATGTG GATCATGTTGGGCTTTCTCAGCTGTGGCAACCATGGAAGGAATCACTCAACTTTCAACAGGTAAACTTATCTCTTTGTCTGAGCAAGAGCTAGTTGACTGTGATGTGAATGGTGGAGACCAAGGTTGTGAGGGTGGCTTGATCGACAATGCCTTTGAGTTCATCGATCAAAATCATGGACTTAGTACTGAAGCTAATTACCCCTACACCGGTGTTGATGGTACATGCAATGCCCAGAAGGAAGCCAGCCATGCAGCCTCGATAACTGGTCACGAAGATGTGCCGGCAAATAATGAAAGTGCCCTTCTTAAGGCCGTCGCTAATCAACCCATTTCCGTTGCCATTGATGCTAGTAGTTCGGATTTCCAATTCTATTCAAGTGGTGTTTTCACAGGAACTTGCGGAACAAGCGGTTTGCCATTGATGCTAAACCATGGTGTTACCGCAGTAGGTTATGGCGTCAGTGATGATAGGACTAAGTATTGGTTGGTTAAGAACTCATGGGGGGCACAATGGGGTGAAGAAGGGTACATCAGAATGCAAAGAGATGTTGCTGAGAAGGAAGGTCTGTGTGGTATTGCTATGGCAGCCTCTTATCCCACTACATAA
- the LOC112189243 gene encoding cytochrome P450 704C1, which translates to MSVMDFLSISLHPIPISLAAILLAMFMVRPHARRLCEKRKRYHPVAGTVLNQLINFPRLHHYMTELACKYTTYRLLGFFRSEVYTSDPANVEYMLKTNFVNYGKGLYHHSILSDIAGDSIFTVDGESWQHQRKLSSYEFSTKIMRDFSLQVFRTNAVKLARIISEAITFDQAIEIQDLFMKSSLDSIVRIFLGIDLDTMGGTNEEGIRFSYVFNEANEFILYRYVDFFWKIKRFLNIGSEAVLKNHIKVIDQFMYTLIKSKMDAVHQSEDNLPLKKRDFISRLLEMKETNPKYIKDMGVNFIIAGKDTVATALSWLFYMLCKYPRIQEKISQEVREATNMKDNSSMDELAASLTEEVLDKMQYLHAALTETLRLYPAVPVNAKVCFSDDTWPDGFSVKKGDMVAYQPYAMGRMKFLWGDEAEEFRPERWLDENGIFQPESPFKFTAFQAGPRICLGKEFAYREMKIFSAVLLGNYIFKLAEKKTGVSYRTMINLHIDGGLYVLAAPRLKLERS; encoded by the exons ATGAGCGTCAtggattttctttccatttcattGCATCCTATACCTATAAGTTTAGCAGCAATTCTTTTAGCTATGTTTATGGTTAGACCCCATGCCAGAAGATTAtgtgagaagagaaagagatatCATCCTGTTGCTGGAACTGTCTTGAACCAACTGATCAACTTCCCTCGGCTGCACCATTACATGACTGAGCTTGCATGCAAATATACAACTTACAGGTTGCTTGGCTTTTTCAGAAGTGAGGTTTACACCTCAGATCCTGCAAATGTTGAATACATGCTCAAAACGAACTTTGTAAATTATGGCAAG GGCTTGTACCACCACAGCATTTTGTCAGATATTGCAGGGGATAGTATTTTCACTGTGGATGGGGAAAGCTGGCAGCATCAAAGGAAGTTATCAAGCTATGAATTCTCAACCAAAATAATGAGAGACTTCAGCCTGCAAGTCTTCAGAACCAATGCAGTAAAACTTGCTCGGATAATTTCTGAAGCTATAACCTTTGACCAAGCAATAGAAATCCAA GATTTGTTTATGAAATCCTCCTTAGACTCAATCGTCAGGATTTTTCTTGGTATCGACCTTGACACCATGGGTGGAACAAATGAAGAAGGTATCCGGTTTTCCTATGTCTTTAATGAAGCAAACGAATTTATCCTCTATCGATACGTTGATTTCTTCTGGAAGATCAAGCGGTTCTTAAACATTGGTTCTGAAGCAGTGCTAAAGAATCATATCAAAGTGATAGATCAATTTATGTATACATTAATCAAAAGCAAGATGGATGCGGTCCATCAGTCAGAAGATAATCTACCC CTAAAGAAAAGAGACTTTATTTCAAGGCTTTTGGAAATGAAAGAGACCAATCCAAAGTATATTAAAGACATGGGAGTCAATTTTATTATTGCCGGGAAAGATACTGTGGCTACTGCTCTTTCTTGGCTTTTTTATATGCTCTGCAAGTATCCTCGTATACAAGAAAAGATTTCACAGGAGGTTAGAGAAGCAACCAATATGAAAGATAATTCAAGTATGGATGAGCTTGCAGCCAGCCTTACTGAAGAAGTCCTCGACAAAATGCAATATCTCCATGCAGCTTTGACCGAGACACTCAGACTTTACCCTGCAGTTCCAgtg AATGCAAAGGTTTGTTTTTCTGATGATACCTGGCCAGATGGATTTAGTGTCAAAAAAGGGGATATGGTGGCATACCAACCTTATGCCATGGGCAGGATGAAGTTTCTATGGGGTGATGAAGCAGAAGAGTTTCGGCCAGAGAGATGGCTTGATGAAAATGGCATTTTCCAGCCAGAAAGCCCTTTCAAATTCACGGCCTTCCAG GCTGGTCCCAGAATTTGCCTAGGAAAAGAATTTGCTTATAGGGAGATGAAGATCTTTTCTGCTGTGCTTTTAGGCAACTACATATTCAAGCTGGCCGAAAAGAAAACAGGGGTCAGCTACAGGACCATGATCAACCTCCATATTGATGGGGGACTTTACGTTCTTGCCGCTCCAAGATTGAAGCTTGAAAGATCTTAG